A stretch of DNA from Vibrio rhizosphaerae:
CGGCACCTTTCAGAACGACGACACCACCATACTGGCGATGGAGTGCCTGCACACTGGCATATCGATCGGCTTCAATCTCTTCAACCGAAACCTGCAACAATTGTGCAGCTTCTGCCGGATGTGGCGTAATCACCCGTAGTGGATCTTGATTCGGTTGCTGCATCAAAAAGTACAGACCATCGGCGTCAACAACTTTCGGTTTTGCAATGCTCTGAACCGCCTGATAAATGGCAAAAGCGGTTTCATCTCGCCCCAGCCCCGGCCCGACAGCCAATACATCACACCAGTGTAGTCGCCGTTCAATTGCCTGAGATTTATCCCAACACGCACTCATGACCTCCGGAGCGCTCACCAATAACGGCGTCACATTATGCGGATGACATAACACGGCTGTCATCCCCGTTCCACATCTGGCTGCCGCCATTGCAGACAGAATAATCGCACCGCCCATACCATCATTACCCCCGATGAGTAATGCTTTACCATGTGTACCTTTATGCGATGTGGCGAAGCGTTTGGGCAACATTTGTCCCGGCATTTTGGTGTGGATCGCCATAACGGTCGGGTGATTTTGTTGATCGAAAGCGTCTTCCACGCCTAAACCGGCAAAATGAAGTTCTCCGACATACTCACGCGCCTTTCCGGTGACCAACCCTTGTTTCAAACCTATGAAACTGACCGTGTGTTGCGCAATGATCGCACCACCAAGGACACTACCGGTATCCCCACACAGACCGGAGGGAATATCTACGGCAATCACCGGTTTCATACTTTGATTGAGCGTTTCAATTAATGAGAGCATTCCCGGCCGGACCGGACCGCTCAGCCCGGTGCCGAGTAAAGCATCAATCACTACATCGACACTATCTGGCACTCGCTCTTGAGGTTCTGAGACATTTCCCCCATGATTTTGCCAATGCTCGTAGGCCATGCGGGCATCGCCGGTCAGCGTCTCGGGATCACCGACTTGCCAGACCGTCACATACAATCCAATCGACTTTGCCAAACTCGCGACAATATAACCGTCACCACCATTGTTGCCGCCACCACAACAAATCAACCAGTGCTCAGAGCTGGGATATTGTGCCATCCCAATCGCAAAAACTGCCTGTCCGGCACGTTCCATCAGGCTGTACATCTCCAGTCCTTTGGCACTGGCTGCTTTCTGTTCACCAATACGGACCTGTTGGGTCGAATAAAAAACATTCGTCATCGTCATGGGAGAATCTTTCTCTTTTGAGTGGAGAATCTAACACTCACATCGCCGGGCTATCAGTGCTTCTGCAGTTGCATCCTGAATGGATAGAAAAACCGAATTCACTGCACCAGTTGGCGTTCTCATTGGATTAAGCGTCACATTCTGATACATAAACTCGCACTGTTGCGTCACAGGACGAACATTGCGGCATTTAAATAAATAAGGCCGTTGTTGCCAAGTAATAAAACTACGACAACCAAGATGGTAAACTGGTTTCGTTTTTAGTTTGAACCAATCCGGCGGAATTTCAGGAAATACCTCAAACAACGAATGACCAATCACTTCGTGCGGCTGTTTGCCACTATGATGGGTCATAAAACCATTCCAAACCTGAATCTGATAATCTTTATCAATGACGATCAGTCCGAGATCAACGTTTTGAACCATATCCACCATCCAGTGGAACTGTTCAAATTCAGCAGGCAGACTCATGACTAAAACTCCTCCTCCATCAGGTAGGCTAGTTTGTTGTCCAGAAGCGGTAGAGACTCATCGACAAACATAAAGAGCAGATCACAACGAATGGCCGTGCCTTCAATGTTATAACTCACCTCAAAGGTCATCGTTTTCTGGAACGACCCCGCCGTCGAGCGGATCACGGATTCAATCGGAATATGTTGCCCGAGTAATACGGGGGAACTTTGGAAAAAACGGATTTCTGCCTGTTCACCAAGCCCGTTCAGGAAAGAGCCGACCAGAATGTTGGACACATCCATCAGGAGCTCGAGCTCTTCCAGATCATCACTTTCAGCCGGAATATTCATCAATCGTTTTAGTTCAGAAACACTGGAATCACTTAAAAGCACCAATGCTTCACCGGCAATCCCTTCTCCGCTGAATCCCTGACAAACCCCGGAAACCTGATCATTATCGACCAAATCCCGTAATGCCATATGCAGTTCACTGACTTCAAAAATATTGACATTCGGCAGGGGCAATTCGACAAACACATCAAAATAACGCGCCAGCGCATCAGCGGCTCGTCCGATTGACACATTCGCGACTTCCATATAGATATCGCGCCGTTTCAGGATCGGATATTCAATTCGACTCGGTGTCACAACCGTCGGTTGCGTTGGCGGTTTCACTAACTCACTCAGCACTTTTTTCAGCACATTCGCTGCAATCGGCTTTTGGATAAAGGCTTTCGCGCCCAAACCCATCACACGTTCTTGTGCTTTAGGCTGAATGTCACCGGAAACAACAATAACCGGTGTTGGGTCAGCCGTCTTTTGCATCGCCTCTAAAGTACCAAAACCATCCAGTTCCGGCATCGTCAGATCTAAAAACATCAACTGAAACGATTGCTGTTTGAGCTGCTCCAACGCATCTAAGCCGTGAACCGCAAAATGCACATCGGCATTCAGGAAGGCTGGTAATGCTCTCGCAATCTGCTTTCTTGCTAATGCAGAGTCATCACATATTAATACTGAAAACGCCATAATCGGCCTTACCTTTTTTCTTTCATCATTCAAGTGTATACGGGAATTCAACATCTACCGACGCAAAGCAATAAAGAATGAACCAATCTTCATGCGTTTTGTGACATGACGGGCACGACTTACATGGACGGCCATAATGTCAGCGTAACAATCCGGAGGAGTACTGCTAGCACAACCAATACCACGCCAAAACGATAACGACGGTATTCTTCAATCGTCATTGGAATCCGTTTAAAGAACATTGTAGCAACGCCACGCCAATCCTGACTTCTTTTACCGTAACGAATCATACTCATCACAATCAGAATGATTCCCAGTGTCAGCAGTGATTTTTCCAGCCAAAAGAGTGTAACGACCATGGTGACCCCTTGTCGGATATGGAAGGTAGCGAATACGAAGTACGACAGAAACACGGGCAACATTTGATGTTCTTCACACGACTGCCCTTTTCTCAACTATAGCCTATTGAAATATAGTCTATTGAAAGAATTCACCATACAAACTGTGTATCAACAGCGATGAAGAAACCCTATTCGAAAGCAACCTTACGCAGCTTTTGAATAGGGCTCCCGCACCTGATGTTTTGCTTTACGCTGAAAGCTTCCCTTCCCTTTTTTCGGTTTTTCGACTCGCATCTTAAACATCGGGCTGGTCACCAGTGCTTTCAGTGCATTATCGGTAATCGTGCCGCGCTGAATCTCAACATCATCAGACGGGTCGACATGCTTATTTCTCTTTTCTCTTTTCATTTGAAACATATCTCTTATAGTGGTGAATAAAAAAGCAACGTATTGTGAGTCATTGTATTGACATGTCAATTTGTTAAAAGTAAAAAAATGTTTTTTATGACGTCATTAAAAATAATGATGTAACAATGAAAATAAAATCTCAGTAAAATCTAAAACGATCAAAAATATCAGGCACATTGACGTTTAACTGTAATATTTGATTGACAACCCCCACGATTACTCTACACTCACATAAGGCTAGGAAGCAGTTCTTTGTTTACCATAACGTCTTGTTGGATTTTGTAACTCCCCGGTCGTTCTGTACGCAATAGCAATCTACTTTTCCACGCTAGAATGGCCGGTATCGGCTTAGTTTTACTTTGATTTACCAGGAATATATTATGTCTAACACAGTGACTGGCACTGTAAAGTGGTTCAACGAAACTAAAGGTTTTGGTTTCATCCAACAAGAAAATGGTCCCGATGTTTTTGCTCACTTCAGCGCTATCCAAGGTGACGGTTTCCGTACCCTAGCTGA
This window harbors:
- a CDS encoding bifunctional ADP-dependent NAD(P)H-hydrate dehydratase/NAD(P)H-hydrate epimerase; the encoded protein is MTMTNVFYSTQQVRIGEQKAASAKGLEMYSLMERAGQAVFAIGMAQYPSSEHWLICCGGGNNGGDGYIVASLAKSIGLYVTVWQVGDPETLTGDARMAYEHWQNHGGNVSEPQERVPDSVDVVIDALLGTGLSGPVRPGMLSLIETLNQSMKPVIAVDIPSGLCGDTGSVLGGAIIAQHTVSFIGLKQGLVTGKAREYVGELHFAGLGVEDAFDQQNHPTVMAIHTKMPGQMLPKRFATSHKGTHGKALLIGGNDGMGGAIILSAMAAARCGTGMTAVLCHPHNVTPLLVSAPEVMSACWDKSQAIERRLHWCDVLAVGPGLGRDETAFAIYQAVQSIAKPKVVDADGLYFLMQQPNQDPLRVITPHPAEAAQLLQVSVEEIEADRYASVQALHRQYGGVVVLKGAGTLVYDGEQISVCMAGNPGMASAGMGDVLTGVITSLIAQGLPLVEATQLGVLIHSMAADQNSESYGERGLLASDLLPHLRQLVNH
- a CDS encoding PAS domain-containing protein, with the translated sequence MSLPAEFEQFHWMVDMVQNVDLGLIVIDKDYQIQVWNGFMTHHSGKQPHEVIGHSLFEVFPEIPPDWFKLKTKPVYHLGCRSFITWQQRPYLFKCRNVRPVTQQCEFMYQNVTLNPMRTPTGAVNSVFLSIQDATAEALIARRCEC
- a CDS encoding response regulator translates to MAFSVLICDDSALARKQIARALPAFLNADVHFAVHGLDALEQLKQQSFQLMFLDLTMPELDGFGTLEAMQKTADPTPVIVVSGDIQPKAQERVMGLGAKAFIQKPIAANVLKKVLSELVKPPTQPTVVTPSRIEYPILKRRDIYMEVANVSIGRAADALARYFDVFVELPLPNVNIFEVSELHMALRDLVDNDQVSGVCQGFSGEGIAGEALVLLSDSSVSELKRLMNIPAESDDLEELELLMDVSNILVGSFLNGLGEQAEIRFFQSSPVLLGQHIPIESVIRSTAGSFQKTMTFEVSYNIEGTAIRCDLLFMFVDESLPLLDNKLAYLMEEEF
- a CDS encoding alternative ribosome-rescue factor A: MKREKRNKHVDPSDDVEIQRGTITDNALKALVTSPMFKMRVEKPKKGKGSFQRKAKHQVREPYSKAA
- a CDS encoding cold-shock protein — protein: MSNTVTGTVKWFNETKGFGFIQQENGPDVFAHFSAIQGDGFRTLAEGQTVEFVISQGQKGPQAENIKVL